A window of Bdellovibrio svalbardensis genomic DNA:
CGAACGATAATGTTTTCAAATTCTTTCGGATTTTCGAAACGGCCCTGGGTGGTCACTGTGTAGGTAAAATCAACTGCATTCGATAATGGCTCAGCGCCTACTTTTCCCGCAGCAAATTGGGTATTCTGTTCCCGAACGGCCTTGATAATGTCATCAGAGACAACCTTCAGTTGGGCCATTTTATCGGGTTGAATCCAAATCCGAATTGAATAGTCGCGAGTTCCAAAGATAGAGGAATCACCAACACCTTGGATCCTTTTGATCTCGTCGATAATATTCACCAAAACATAGTTGCTGATGTAGGTCTGATCGTAACGCTGATCCGGTGACTCAATTGTCACAACTTGTAAAATCGCAGAAGACTTTTTATCAACCTTCACGCCTTGACGTCGAACTTCTTCCGGTAGCATTGCCATCGCAGCTTGCACGCGATTATTTACATTGATGGTGTTTTGGTCAGGATTTGTTCCTACCGCAAAGGACACTGTCATGATCATATCGCCACTGCTGGAATTCGTGGACTGAATATAAAGCATATTCTCTACGCCATTGATTTTTTGCTCCAGTGGCGCCGCAACCGTTGCAGAAATAGTTTCTGCAGACGCTCCTGGGTAACTCGTCGTAACTGAAACCTGCGGCGGAACAATGTCAGGGTACTGAGCGATCGGCAAACTGCGCATCGACGCATATCCTGCCAAAATCAGAACAATCGAGATCACACTCGCAAACACTGGCCGACGAATAAAAAAGGCTGAAAACATTCGGAGCTCCTGTCAATATTTTGTGTTTGCTTGAAACTCTTTATTGGGAAGCGATACCGGTATCGAATTTGCCTTAGCCATCGTCGATCCAGAAACAATCTTAACTTGCATGCCATTGCGAACCTTTGCGGCCCCCTCAACAACTACGTACTCGCCGCCTCTCAGACCTTTATTAACCACCACTTCACTGCCGATTTCTTCCCCGGTCTCAATATTCACCTGCTGCACTTTGCTTTCCGAATTAACCGCAAAAACAATAGGTCCGTTTTGTGTTTGTATAATTGATTTTGAAGGAACGGCGATAGTGTTGGTTCGTGAAAACCCGCTTACATAGACTCTGACAAATTGCCCCGGCTTTAAATAGCCATCAGGATTATCAATGATGGCCCGGGCCTTTACCGTTCCCGTGGTTGAATCAATTATATTGTCATTGAAATTCATGAATCCTTTTTGGGGATAAATACTGTTGTCTCCCAAACGTACTTGCACCTCGAGCTTGGTCATATCGACAGGTCTTGACAGCTTACCCAAAGCGGACAAACGACGAAGCTCCAGAAGTTCATTGTCGGTATAAGAAAAGTTCACATACGCGGGATCAATTTGCGAAATTGTTGTCAGCAAAGACTGATCTGAATTTACGACAATCAGACTGCCCTCAGAAACAGTCTCTTTACTGGTGTACCCATTAATCGGCGCAGACACAGTGGTGTAACCCAAATTAATTTTGGCTTCTTCTAGCTTGGCTTTTGCCCTCTCCAAGGATGATTTTGAAGAGTTAAAATCAGCTACGGCATCATCACGATCTTTCTGACTGACAGCATTTTCTTTATATAGTGGTAAAATGCGATTCAAAGATTGTCGCGAATTGGTAAATCGCGCCTGGTTGACACTCACTTCACCTTGAGCTTGTTCTAATAGTGCCTGATAAGGAGCCGGATCGATCTTAAAGAGAAGATCACCAGCTTTGACCTTAGCCCCCTCACGGTAATATCTCTTTAGAAGGATTCCACCGACACGGGCACGGACTTGAATATCGCGAATGCCTGACATCTGTCCCACAAACTCTTTCACTATCGGAATTGTTCGAGGCGAGACCTTCACGACGGTCACTTCGGGAATCATCTGAGGAGGTGTTTGTGCAGTCTTTTTAGTACACGAAACTATTAAACAAGATATTAGAAACAGTCTGAGCGCATGTTTCATTCCAACCTCTTCCGTGAGTTTGACTTGAACTTGGATCGAGCCCAAGGTCGCCGTGAACCTGCACAGGATATGACTGGAATATGGTCGCAAAGTACTTACAAATTTTTAAGTACAGGCAAAGGTCAGAGCCAAGTTGTTTACTGACAAGAGACTACGATGGCGGATTCAATGCACTCTTTAGCGCTAAGAAAGCCGGTTTGTGGAATGGCTGTCCCAAAGTAATTTCAATAAAACTAATTGCCGCGATGGCATTTTTGGGATTTGGATTATTGACAGACTTCATCACGATTTCGACAAAACAATCTGCTAAGGCTACAACCCGTGCGAATGGATTGATCTTAAAGTCGCGCAAACGACGAGGGTATCCTTGCCCTGGTGCATTCTCATGATGTTCCAAAACAATCGAGATAATATCATCAGATATTGAAGGCATTGATCTTAAAATCTCGACACCCCGATAGACGTGTGATTCATAGCTGGCAGCCTGTTCTCGATTCATTGCATGACGAGGTAAATCCAGAATTTCATCAGGCAGTTCTTTCATTCCCACATCATGCAACAACGCTCCTAAAGCCAACTTTTCAAGATTCGTTGCCATCGTCCATTTCATCGATCGGGCGATGATCACCGAGACCGCTGAAACCATCATAGAGTGGCGAATCAGATCGTCATTCAAATTGGCCATCAAGTTAATCACATAGCTGATATCGGACTTATCTTCGACCAAGGCTTGGATAGACTTACTTATGACCTTTGAATGTTCCAAGGCTTGATGATCGAAGCCGAGATGTTCAATCTCTTTAAAAATGGAATCTGCCGCTCGCGAAAGAACAACCGTTTTCTTCTCGATGCTGATCTTATCGCTATTCAGGACAATTCCCGCAACGGTTAAGGCTTTACCAACACACTTATGATAGTCGCTCTTGCGAACGTAAAGCCATTCCGCCTTTTCAGGAAAGTGCATGTCGTCAAAATGAACCTTCGCGCCCTCTTTAAGGATCATGACGAAATTTCTCTCTGACAGCTTCAGAAAAATGTCCACCGGGAATTGTGTCCCCGGAATAAACTCATCCCTGGACACAGCCATAAAATCGTCAGGATCTAACGGTGCACTTTTAATGTCTCTGACATTACTCATGTTCTATTTATCGGCAGATTGAAGCCTTTGCTGTAATGAAAGTATCTCAAACTGAGAACTTCATTTTAAGCGTTAAACCACAATCAAACTATTAATAGTGCCTAGTACATTGGAGACATCCGCAGTCATCTGCTCGACACGTAAAGAGTTCGTAATTCCCTGACGACAATCCGTCTCTAAAACTCGCAATGAATCTTTAAAGGCTTGAGTCAGATCTTCAACATCCTTCAACCGAGAAGCCAAAACTCCCGTGACTTCATCAACTCGGGCCATTTCAATCTTCCCCACGACGCGAATCACATCCATTCCGGCTGTAGTCTGAGACAAGCGCTTACAGGTGTGCAATAGCGAACGACTGGAGCTCGTCAAAGCTAAAGAGGTCTCTTGAACCTTTTTGAAGTTTTGAACAATCAAAATATTCAACAAGGCCAATCTCTCCAGGAAAATCAATTTTTCTGAGTCCGTCTGAGACTGCGCCCCTAAATCGCCCGCTTGCAGAACTCGTTCGCGAATCAGATGGTCCATCATTTCAATTTGAAAACGTGAAGAGCCGAAGGTGAAACACATATCTTCAGCTGATTGACGAAAGCTCTTCAAGGCCTCATCCAGATCCTTTGTACATTGAGCAATCTCGCCCGTCAGCTTATCCAAATTCGCAGCAACAACCCCCAAGGGCTTTCCCGGCTCTCCCAACTTTGCGGAGGCCACGGTTAGATTGGTGGTCACCATTTTTACGGACTCACAGGTCTTCATAATATGTTGTGATTGACTCAAAAGTCCGTCCATATTCACCAAGAACTGAGAGCTCACTTCAAAACCTGTTCGCACTGAATCCATGCAATTCTGCGAGGCATAAGTGACA
This region includes:
- a CDS encoding efflux RND transporter periplasmic adaptor subunit → MKHALRLFLISCLIVSCTKKTAQTPPQMIPEVTVVKVSPRTIPIVKEFVGQMSGIRDIQVRARVGGILLKRYYREGAKVKAGDLLFKIDPAPYQALLEQAQGEVSVNQARFTNSRQSLNRILPLYKENAVSQKDRDDAVADFNSSKSSLERAKAKLEEAKINLGYTTVSAPINGYTSKETVSEGSLIVVNSDQSLLTTISQIDPAYVNFSYTDNELLELRRLSALGKLSRPVDMTKLEVQVRLGDNSIYPQKGFMNFNDNIIDSTTGTVKARAIIDNPDGYLKPGQFVRVYVSGFSRTNTIAVPSKSIIQTQNGPIVFAVNSESKVQQVNIETGEEIGSEVVVNKGLRGGEYVVVEGAAKVRNGMQVKIVSGSTMAKANSIPVSLPNKEFQANTKY
- a CDS encoding HD-GYP domain-containing protein, with translation MSNVRDIKSAPLDPDDFMAVSRDEFIPGTQFPVDIFLKLSERNFVMILKEGAKVHFDDMHFPEKAEWLYVRKSDYHKCVGKALTVAGIVLNSDKISIEKKTVVLSRAADSIFKEIEHLGFDHQALEHSKVISKSIQALVEDKSDISYVINLMANLNDDLIRHSMMVSAVSVIIARSMKWTMATNLEKLALGALLHDVGMKELPDEILDLPRHAMNREQAASYESHVYRGVEILRSMPSISDDIISIVLEHHENAPGQGYPRRLRDFKINPFARVVALADCFVEIVMKSVNNPNPKNAIAAISFIEITLGQPFHKPAFLALKSALNPPS
- a CDS encoding PAS domain-containing protein is translated as MVFTGANENEAKFNADELFYSKTDFRGIIQSGNSVFVRVSEYPEEELLKRPHNVIRHPDMPRAVFALFWDFLKNQKVVAAYVKNKSKMGKYYWVFAMAFPMSDGYLSIRLKPSSPLFAQVKKVYEKMSAIEIETSAMEASSQYLHRTLAEELGFASYEEFMRGALEAELRSRDLALGVQDKGLQVKWIADEVLRNVTYASQNCMDSVRTGFEVSSQFLVNMDGLLSQSQHIMKTCESVKMVTTNLTVASAKLGEPGKPLGVVAANLDKLTGEIAQCTKDLDEALKSFRQSAEDMCFTFGSSRFQIEMMDHLIRERVLQAGDLGAQSQTDSEKLIFLERLALLNILIVQNFKKVQETSLALTSSSRSLLHTCKRLSQTTAGMDVIRVVGKIEMARVDEVTGVLASRLKDVEDLTQAFKDSLRVLETDCRQGITNSLRVEQMTADVSNVLGTINSLIVV